A stretch of DNA from Arachis hypogaea cultivar Tifrunner chromosome 19, arahy.Tifrunner.gnm2.J5K5, whole genome shotgun sequence:
CCGTCGCTGGAGGACATGGTTCTTATCGTTTGCGTTTTTCCTCGGCTTGTCTACATAGGTCTTCTAGTTGATGGGCCTGTTTGTTGCGGGAGGTCGGCACGTCGGATCTGAGTGCTTGGTTTGGCTAGGGTTTGCCATCTTCGGAGTTCGTGTCTTTGGTTGATGTGAGCTTTCCATATTCATGCGCCTGTTTCATTTAAGGTATGCTGTCAGTTGCGCTTTTCGAAGAGGGGCCTTTATTGTGAGGGGACgtttgggttgccttccaacttTGTCCTTTCGTGCCTTTGCTTTCTTCTAGGGCTACTTTTGTCTATTCCTTGTTTTGAAACTGTTTTagtttttttgctttttgttccCTCCTTCGTTTCATTTTCTCAGTTcttttttcctctcctttgtggatctctctcttctcttgctCTGGTTTTTTTCCTGCTTTGTTACTGTCGTGCTCTTGCTTCGTTGCCATCGAGGTTCTGCTGTCGTGCTTCTGCTCCTTGTTTCAGCGCTTTTTAGGCTTTTCATTTGGATTATCAGGTTGGTGTTCTTTCCTCCTTTGCTTTGTTACTTGCTTTCCTTGTGTATTGTTTCTACTGCTGCCTTCTTGTGCTTCGTTTTGGATAGTGGTTTTGTTTGTTAGAGGGGTTGAGCACCGCTGCGTGGATTGTAGTGAGTAGTAAGTTTTTGGCTAGTTTTTCCTGTTTTTGCGTAGTCTTGGTAGGCTGACGGTGGTGCTCCTCCTTGTTTTAGGTATGAATCGGCAGAGAAATGAGGGTGTGGGTGCTCCAGTAGCTCCCTCTTGGGGTGTTTCCTCCATTACGCATGGGTGACTAGTGATGTTTGTGGGGTTccgtcgcggatgacggaggCGGATCTCCAGAGGCTCTGTGATCAGGGAGCGATTTGTGGGGGTGGCAATGCTGAGCGTCAATATGAGCTTGCCATCCCCGATGCCGATGAGAGGGTTTGTTATTTGAACCTCAATTCCCCGACCGTTCCTAACTGGATGTGGGTCTATGAATCGATGTTCACTCGTCTCGGCGTTCGGTTTCCCTTTTCACCCTTTGTTCAGGAGTTGCTAAGTCAGTGTTCTGTTCTGTCGTCTCAGCtccatccgaacagttgggcgaCTGTTTGTTCTTTTGAGCTTGTGTATGAATACCTCGAGCTTCCATCTGTGGGGAACTTACAACGTTGGGACGGAATGACGAACGAACTCGAAGAGCAATCCCCGAGCCACCACGATAACTCCCGAATGAGGAACCCGACTCCCGAACACCAAGAAGCTACACCCCACGGAAGGATAGCAATCGCTATTCGCCAGTCCACTCCAGTGCATAACAAAGAAAAGAGCCTCGTCATCGTTGAGGAACGACACCCGAAAACCCGGGAGAAAAAGCAACTCAGATAATCCAAGACTACCTCTGTCTCTGAGTACAAGAGCTCGAGGGCCGAGTTGCGAACAAGGAAAAGCACAATGCCGAGAATGGAAGTCACGCAACCTCCAGATCAAGATCTCGCCATGAAATCAGGAACGGCAGGTCCCCAGAAGGGCGACATACCAAGAGATACAATCACAGCGTCTCCCGTGACCACGGACACGGCAGGTCGCCAAAACGGCGACACAGCAAGAGGTACAACTACAGCGTCTCCCGCGACCCAGCTCATCAACACGACACGAACGACGACCGACGACACCGAAAAGCCAAACGCACAAGAAACGACCACATGATATTGGGAGCTACTCCCTTTACTAAAAGAATCCTGAAAGCAAAACTCCCTAAAGGCTTCGACAAACCCACATATATGAAGAACGACGGAACCAAGGATCCCCAGGAAAACCTAACGActttcgaggccaggatgaacctggaagaGGCCGCTGACGCGGTCCGATGTAGggccttcccggtaaccctagCTGGGTCcgcaatcaaatggttcaacgccctctcCATCGGATCTATAACTAGTTTCCACGATATCTCGCGAAAATTCATGTCCCAATTCACCACCAGAATCACAaaagccaaacaccccatcagcttgTTGGGAGTCACCCAGAGACAGGATGAGTCAACAAGAAAATACCTCGATCGCTTCAATGACGAGTGCTTAACGGTCGACAGACTCACGGACTCAGTCGTGAGCCTTTGCCTAACTAACGGGCTCAtgaatgaagacttccaaaaacacCTCACTACCAGACCAGTGTGGACCATGCACAAGTTTCAGAGCATCACAAAGGAGTACACAAACGACGAAGAGGTAAGTCAGGTCGTAGCCGCCAATAAACGGCAGAACGACAACACACAACACGACAGCACAAGACCTCGACAAAACCTCCCACCGAGAGAAAACCCGAGGGAACATCCCAAACTAGCAAACGTAAACCGACCCCCCAGAGTCGGAAAATTCTCTAACTACACACCTCTGACGGCCCCAATCACTGAGATATACCACTAAATAGCAGATCGAGGTATTCTCCCGAAGGCCCGACAGCTCAAGAAAAAAACAGGCGGCAACAAGACCCTGTACTGGGACTACCACCGAGGATACAGACATAGGACACAAGACTGTTTTGACCTAAAAGACGCCCTCGAGCAAGCCATACGAGACGGAAAGCTCCCCGAGTTCGCCAAAATTATCAGGGAACCAAAATGCGCAGAAAGAGAAAGATCACCAGAAAGAGAAAGACGTAATCCGAGGACTCAGAGACAAGCCACCAGGGAAAGCCCAGAGATAGACCCGACCATCGTCGTGAACGTCATCACGGGTAAAAACACCCCGGGAAAATCAAAATCAGTACTACTCAAAAAAGATCTCAAGATCTTGGCAGTCAAGAACCTAAACCCAACTGCCACCACTAATAAAACAATAACATTCTCCCCCGAGGACTGCCAGCACGGCACCTTGGCTGAAGACGCCCCTTTCATCATTTCGGCAAAGATCGAAACCGGGCTAGTCAGAAGAATACTGGTGGACACGGGAGCAAACTCCAACATCCTCTTTAGAAGAGCCTTCCACAAGCTCGGGCTCCGCCATGAcaacctccaaacacaccgcAACGGAGTCACCGGACTCGGAGATAACTTCCTCAAACCAGATGGCTCCATTGTCCTCCCCCTCACCATAGGGACAAGAGATCAAAGGAAAATAATCCTATCTGAGTTCGTGGTCCTTAAGGATTCCACCGCCTACAACGTAATCCTTGGAAGAAAAATAATCAACAACCTCTCTGCCGTCATCTTCACAAATTCCTCCTCATGAAGTTTACCGCAGAAGACGGCTCCATCGGGACAATCCACGAAGATCGAAAAATCGCAGGAGAATGCGACAACACTAGCCTGGCCCTACGGAAGAGATCCCGTGACGCGGCCAGCATATTTTTAGCCAACCTGGATGCCCGACACGATGGACAACCCAGACCAGAACCAAAGGGGGACATGGAGAAACTACAAATAGGGCAGACCAAAGAAGAATATACCTTCATCAACCGGAACCTCCCATACGATCTCAAGGAAGATCTCTCACGTCTCCTACGACGAAACAGAGACTTGTTCGCATTTACGCCCGTAGACATGCCAGGAATTGATCCCAACCTAATGTCCCATCGACTAGCCATTGACCCCAAGGCCAAGCCTGTGGCACAGAGAAGACAAAAAATGTCCCCCCCACCGAGCTTCCAAGGTCAAGAAACAGGTCAAAGCCCTCCTCGAAGCAAACTTCATCAGAGAACTGCCTTACGTGACCTGGCTGGCTAACGTCGTACTCGTCAAAAAAgctaatgggaagtggcggatgtgcgtTGACTACACGGACTTAAacaaagcctgtccaaaagaCGCCTTCCCCCTGCCAAATATCGACCGGTTGGTGGACGCCGCATCCGGCCACCAATACCTTAGCTTCTTGGACGCGTATTCCGGTATAACCAGATACCCATGCACTGACCAGACGAAGAGAAGACGGCCTTCATCACTCCCGACGGCACATACTGCTACACAATCATACCTTTCGGCCTTAAAAACGccggagccacttaccaaagactCGTCAACAAAATTTTCCAAGGCCTGTCCGGGAACAAGCTAGAAGTTTACATAGATGACATGCTCGCGAAGACTGTATCCGGCGAACAACTCATTAGCAACCTCAAGCTCGTAATGAATACCTTAAAGAAACACCAAATGTGCCTTAAGCCGACAAAATGCGCATTCGGGATGGAAGCAGAAAAATTCCTAGGGTTCATGATCACACAACGCGGGGTAGAGGCAAACCCTGAGAAGTGTAAAGCCCTACTCAAAATGGCAAGTCCAAAAAACCTCAAAGACATTCAGAAATTGACCGGCCTACTGACCGCCCTATCCCGTTTTCTTGGCGCATCAGCCCAGAAAGCAATCCCATTCTTTAAACTTATGAAGAAAGGAACCCCCTTCAAATGGGACACAGAGTGCAAAAAGGCATTCCAACACTTCAAAGCAGTATTGGCGGAACCCCCGGTTCTCGCCAAACCCCAGACCGGCGAGGTCTTATACCTGTACCTATCCATAACGGAAGAAGCACTGGCCACGGCACTTGTCTGAGAAGACAAAAATAAAGCCCAGCGACCCATCTACTTCGTTAGCAAAGTCTTCCAAGACATGGAATCACGCTACTCCCGCCTTGAGAAACTGGCCTTCGCACTCCTCACGGCTTCCCTACGCCTTCACCAATACTTCCAGGCTCACCCCATTATAGTCCGAGCTGACCAAGCGGTCAGACATGTTCTGCATAAGCCTGACCTAGCAGGaagaatgctagcatggtccatcgAACTATCCCAGTTCCAAATAACGTTCGAACCCCAGACTGCGATCAAAGCACGGGCCCTAGCGGACTTCATCGCCGAGATGACTCCAGGAATCCTCGCCACCGAAACCTGGAAGCTGCATGTAGACGGCTCGTCCAACACCACTTCTGGAGGAGCCGGAGTGATACTCGAAAGCCAAAACGGGATCGTAATCGAATAATCTGTTCAATACAAGTTCTCGGTCTCCAACAACCAAGCAGAGTACGAGACCTTCTTGGCGGGTTTAACTTTAGCCAGAGAGATCGGGGCCAAAATCCTGGAGGTatgcagcgactcacaggtagtcagcTCCCAAGTCAACGGAGACTACCAAACACAAGACCCCCTACTCCAACAATACCTCACCAAAGTAAACAAGCTAAAAGAAGAATTCGATCGTGTGACCATACAACACGTCCCTAGGGAACGAAATGTAAGGGCAGACTAACTCTCGAAACTGGCCAGCACCAAGCCAGGACAAGGTAACCGGTCGCTAATCCAGGAAGTCGTTAGAACACCATCCGTATCAACCACAACCAACACCGCCCTACCAATCTCCGACCTGGAATCATGGACTTCCCTTATCCTACAATACCTCCTCAACGGAGCGCTACTCAAGGACCCTAAAGAAGCAAAACGAATAAAAAGGGAAGCCTCCAACTACACCATCGTAACAGGACAACTGTACAAACGAGGATTATCGCAGCCCCTACTCAAGTGCGTCGAGATCGGGGACACGGAGTACATACTCCGCGAAATCCATGAAGGTTGTTGCGGCCATCACATTGGGGGTAAAACCCTAGCCCAGAAAGTCATCCGGGCTAGATACTTCTGGCCCTCAATTATCAGGGACTCCATGCAACTGGTGAAAAACTGCAGCAAATGCCAAATACATGCCGACCTCCACCAAGCGGCCCCACACCAGCTCAACGTCATAACGGCGGAACGGCCCTTCTAAACATGCGGCGTCGACCTCGTCGGCCCTTTCCCtatagacggcgccaatgtacaggATGTCTTCTGCACGGGTTGAGAGGTGGATCGGGAACTTGCCGGTCGAGGCGGATGTCGGATtacttgactggagcaatggggggtggtacctgcaaaggcactccgacgctcaagtcagaatggatctaagagaagTAAGATGTGTGTGTAATGAATGAATACTTGGAGGGACCTGGAtcttctatttataggtgatggtgaatatcttatcttatcttatttggctaagataagggagacgtttaaattcgaaagttggttaggagttTCAGTGGGCCAATTTCGAACCTTctaaaagggtgatgtggtttcGGATCCGGATAACCGGATTCAAGGATTATTCCAGATGTAGCATCCGCGGGCCCGATCCGTAACAATactcttcattttttttcacacaaattttttatatcataaatTATTCTCGTGTCAATATGTACCTATAATACATATGTTATTTAGTTcatctttaatatatatatatttttaatagataGTTGATTATTAATGTATATGTAACATAGTTTATTAGAATTTTATTAGATAGATACTAATTAATTATCAGTATTGATTTTAGAGTGATCAAACTAATGGTATAAaagtcataaaaaaatttaaaatatctgtaataaatttttaattttttttatatttttgttctttattttggttactttttactttcttttaacaATTAAGGttattaatagaaaaattaattaattatatatttttaaacaggtttaattactctgttggttcttatagtttcgcaaaattttcagttaggttcctatattttttttccttttaattgggtctctgtaccaaaattttttttcaattgagtctctacacttttttttccttttatttgagtttctgcaccaattttttttttagttagatccctatacaattaagccaattattaccaagagggacctaattaaaaaaaaattttggtgcagagacccaattaaaagaaaaaaaatataaggacctaattgaaaattttacgaaactataaggaccaacaaaataattaaaccttttaaatAAACTAGAACATTCATTAgtgtaaattatttaaataacattTATACTTTTACTATAAATAATGAGGatataaaagaaatttattgtacaatttttttcttaaaatactttttatcatatataatttataaaaatatgttttgtaaTATTTATGATTTGAATTCATAATCTTTTAGTTTAAACATTAAATATTTATCATCTTTAATttgttaaagatataattatttatatattttttctatcaatttaattaaattttttagaggAGATATTTTTGACAATCTTAACTAACCTCatatttgttattattgaatACATTATTTTAGTATGAAAGTTTccaatataaatttatataattgataTGTAGTgtaaatatcatatatatatatatatatcatatgatcagcaaactaaaattattttttatatacataaaagttatattatgtatcatatttgAACACAATCAGAAAAGTTCATAAAATCCTAAATTATTAGTGTTTCCATCACCCAACGTTTGGGGATTTTTTTCAACTTTGTTATATATTTAAAGCGTTTAAAATTCTGCCTCTAATCTTTTAATCGTGGTCTAATTTTGTCGTACTGATGGAATCTGTTTAAATTTTGtccttatttattgatttaattttttatttattaaatatatattatacttGGTATAGTTATCGGAACCGAATTGATGATCGAACCAATCTGATTATTAGTTCATTCATTTATTAATTCAACCAATGAATTACTCATTGAACCGATAAAATCGATcttacgtaaataaaaaatataaaataatcaaaaacttaaaattaaaatttaaaatacatattttcactaatatttaaaaacaatcaaattttaacaaattataatcaacaagttataatttaattattattaaataaatataaaattctaaatttttttatcataataaaaaaattttaattttattttttatattaaaataattagttttattttaataatgaactaattaatttatatttattatatttttatatattatatatatttattaaaaaataatattaataaatatcatataattataaaaaaattatattataattaataaaaatattttatatttttatatttatacatgtttaataacatttatattaataattatgaataataaaaatttattaatttaaatataataaatataaaattaaaataatatctaaaaatattattctactatataattaataattaataaataaaataataaaaaataacatagtGTGTTTGGAACCATATGttcatcaatttaaaaaaaaaaaatttgagtgaTTTGATTGGACTAATTTTTAATCGAGTTTTATTAGTTTTGACCAATTTTATTGATTCTTAATTTTGAACAGTTTAGAGACTGAATCagatcaattgaaaattcaaTTTACTGATTTTTTTATTGAACCGACCAATCTAGTCCAGTTATTATAACTATGATACTTGGTCGTTGTTATTTATTTACTTGAGACtaaaaattaaagatttaattattctattagtttttatagttttacgaaatttttaattaggtgcatatactttttttcttttaatttggtctctgtactaaatttttgtttcaaTTAAGTTCTTCTTGATAataattggtttaattatataagaactcaattaaaaacattGGTGTAGAGactcaaataaagaaaaaaagtataaatactcaattcaaaaaatttagtacaaggaatcaattaaaagaaaaaaaatataaagacttaattaaaaatttcgtaaaactataaggaccaatagaataattaaacctaaaattaaAACATGATGAAATTAACAAACATTATTCAGACAGAAACTTatggatttggatcttctaaaatttaaattttacattagagagtaaagtgtgatcttctacccttaattggtttctctttcatatttatttttggtcccacatataaaataaatggtgagagatcacactttactctctaaggtgaaattcaaactttagaagatcTGAATCCGAAACTTATGTACACAAGATTGGTATCCTCTAGAGAAAACAACAATATGAAAAATTTACTGTCTTCCCAATCAGTAAAGATAGACATAAAGAGGGGACAAGGCTGAGATGGGATTTTCAATTAAAGATTCTTGCTTCCTCAGTTGCAATTATATATTAGTCAATTATGAttattttgtattgacaattgaaaACCACTTTCTTCAGCAAATTGTCTGAAGCACCAAAAACCACCACAATTCCTGTTCAGTGGAGGTTAACGAGCACGCGTCGAAGCGGCCCCTGACGCCCTTCAATTTTGGAAGCAGTTAGATAGAGCCCTCAATcgctataattaaattttaaaaaatagataatttaaCCCTTTTCTCTGAACAATTTTAAAGTAATAAAAGTTTGTTAAATATCAAATTGTTTTATCTTTAGTcagttttttgttttgtttgttttatttatttttatttaatttatttcaatcacaaaaaaagttgtttaatttgatattttttaaattaaatttgagtattaactttaaattttttactatacaataattaattttttgacggtagaataataattaaattttctcacaatagttaaaaaaaaatttcgttaACACAAATCGATCGTCAGTCACCGCCATCatttttattacattttattcatattttaaatataaacataaatttaatttaaatatattatatgtaaaatttaattataatataagttaagtataattatattatttataaaattttattatcattAATCAATATGAATATGTGCTCTGTATATATTTCTATACAAATaacgaattttaatttttaatttcatatactataattaatagaaaatagtgATAAATTTACTATCTTTTGCTCATTGGGCATTTTATTCTCTAAATAGTGATAAAATTCTCTTTATTTTGTAACTGCAGATAGTAATTTATTATAGAGCATTGAATAAAAAAGGACGAGAAGCGCGTCCCGGATTAAGAACCGAGAGCACGACAAATTAACTAATAAACATTGACCGAATTAAGAAATGAGGTCGCCAAATTTGACTAAGTTTTAGCTAATGGTCCCTATTCAACccagtaaataataaataaataaattatgccAATGCTTTCAGGAACTTCCACGCACTAAGAAAAATAACATGTACAATAGTATAATAAGTCAATAATTATTAGAGTCTTATTGCTATGGgtttttttttctaagatatttttcaataattttttaattattaaattatgattttactaaaatttttgttaacaattatttttatattttattattaatttttttatattaatatatattattttaatattaaataaaaaatcttactactattaatatatataacaattaatatatattgatattaaaaaattaatagtaaaatataaaaataattgttaataaatattttagtaaaatcacaatttaataactaaaaaaattattgaaggatatcttaaaaaaaataatttaattattaaacttttttttaaaatattttagtaaaatacaatttaatcaataaaaaataatttattaaaaggtattttgataagtaaaatttaatgacaaaaaataaaatttttgttaaaggatatttttg
This window harbors:
- the LOC112777815 gene encoding uncharacterized protein, whose protein sequence is MILGATPFTKRILKAKLPKGFDKPTYMKNDGTKDPQENLTTFEARMNLEEAADAVRCRAFPVTLAGSAIKWFNALSIGSITSFHDISRKFMSQFTTRITKAKHPISLLGVTQRQDESTRKYLDRFNDECLTVDRLTDSVVSLCLTNGLMNEDFQKHLTTRPVWTMHKFQSITKEYTNDEEARQLKKKTGGNKTLYWDYHRGYRHRTQDCFDLKDALEQAIRDGKLPEFAKIIREPKCAERERSPERERRNPRTQRQATRESPEIDPTIVVNVITGKNTPGKSKSVLLKKDLKILAVKNLNPTATTNKTITFSPEDCQHGTLAEDAPFIISAKIETGLVRRILVDTGANSNILFRRAFHKLGLRHDNLQTHRNGVTGLGDNFLKPDGSIVLPLTIGTRDQRKIILSEFVVLKDSTAYNVILGRKIINNLSAVIFTNSSS